The Pseudomonas baetica genome includes a region encoding these proteins:
- a CDS encoding DUF1302 family protein produces MPRFHNSHIVYAVWACMAAPTAMAELTIDDLKPDYADGEVGVATALRLHGDDQVTQKAVYFKANLEDNWEGGYYKAKGRVRYDARYDGNNPYSERARDKYRFDADWRHLYVGHSLGDGEVTVGWQQVVWGRADELRVLDQINPLDYRDGLTPLLEDSRIAVPMVRFAQPVGEWELEALWITDFLKNRAPVEGSEFAAPLFATPDPQYFLLDSKPGYDGDKGYSYGLSANGRIGAVDTSFVALSARQQDPVYAVEGLADDGRTRLERQFPRYTMGGAGLAIDAGHSIVVRSEVAYFDNWRVTNPTRAYGADSTPMVKSLLGVDYLLRDWLISAQWQEQVLLDWQDGMLQDKYEPLFTLSAEGTHWQDRLKSRLVVGGSPPFQDDALLQGIFTYKPVDYIKLGLEVDVFFGKPEKTFGEYSKRDQVRLSAGYLF; encoded by the coding sequence ATGCCTCGATTTCACAACAGTCACATCGTGTATGCGGTGTGGGCGTGCATGGCTGCGCCCACCGCGATGGCCGAATTGACCATCGATGATCTGAAGCCCGATTACGCCGACGGTGAAGTCGGCGTGGCCACGGCTTTGCGCCTGCACGGCGACGATCAGGTCACGCAAAAAGCCGTGTATTTCAAGGCCAATCTGGAAGACAACTGGGAGGGCGGTTACTACAAGGCCAAGGGCCGCGTGCGTTATGACGCGCGCTACGACGGCAACAATCCGTACAGCGAACGGGCGCGGGACAAGTACCGTTTCGACGCCGATTGGCGGCACCTCTACGTTGGCCATTCGCTGGGTGACGGCGAAGTGACGGTGGGCTGGCAGCAAGTGGTCTGGGGCCGTGCGGATGAATTGCGCGTGCTCGATCAGATCAACCCGCTGGACTATCGCGATGGCCTGACGCCGCTGCTCGAAGACAGTCGCATCGCCGTGCCCATGGTGCGTTTTGCACAACCGGTGGGCGAGTGGGAACTGGAGGCGCTGTGGATCACTGACTTCTTGAAAAACCGGGCGCCGGTGGAGGGCAGTGAATTTGCCGCGCCGCTGTTTGCCACGCCGGATCCGCAGTATTTCCTGCTCGACTCCAAGCCCGGTTATGACGGCGACAAGGGCTATTCCTATGGCCTGAGCGCCAATGGCCGGATCGGCGCGGTGGACACCAGTTTTGTAGCCTTGAGCGCCCGTCAGCAAGATCCTGTGTACGCGGTCGAAGGCCTCGCCGACGACGGTCGCACGCGGCTGGAACGGCAGTTTCCCCGTTACACCATGGGCGGTGCCGGGCTGGCGATCGACGCCGGGCACAGCATCGTGGTGCGCAGCGAGGTCGCGTATTTCGACAACTGGCGCGTGACCAATCCGACGCGAGCCTACGGTGCCGACAGCACGCCCATGGTCAAGTCGCTGCTGGGTGTCGACTACCTGCTGCGCGACTGGCTGATCTCCGCGCAATGGCAGGAACAAGTGCTGCTCGACTGGCAGGACGGCATGTTGCAGGACAAGTATGAGCCGCTGTTCACCCTGTCGGCCGAGGGCACCCATTGGCAGGACCGTCTCAAGAGTCGTCTGGTGGTCGGTGGCTCACCGCCGTTTCAGGACGACGCCTTGCTGCAAGGCATCTTCACCTACAAGCCGGTCGACTACATCAAGCTCGGCCTGGAAGTCGACGTGTTTTTCGGCAAGCCCGAGAAGACTTTTGGCGAGTACAGCAAGCGCGATCAAGTGCGGCTGTCGGCCGGTTATCTGTTCTGA
- a CDS encoding 3-oxoacyl-ACP reductase family protein, which produces MPNKVAVVTGGSRGIGRAIVLALAGAGYQIAFSYVRDEVAAMTLRDEVQASGIDCLALQCDVSSGDSIKAFFERVDQHFQRIDLLVNNAGITRDGLLATMSARDLVDVIQTNLIGTMLCCQQVVPGMLRQRKGCIVNISSVAAQKPGKGQSNYAAAKGGVESLTRALAVELAPRNIRVNAVAPGIVKTEMSTALIGSQEEEIQSRLLIKRYAEPEEIAEAVLYLADRGLYLTGEVLSVNGGLKMP; this is translated from the coding sequence ATGCCGAATAAAGTAGCAGTGGTGACCGGTGGCAGTCGTGGCATCGGTCGGGCGATTGTCCTGGCCCTGGCCGGGGCGGGTTATCAGATCGCGTTCAGTTACGTGCGCGATGAAGTCGCGGCAATGACCTTGCGCGATGAAGTTCAGGCGTCGGGCATCGATTGCTTGGCATTGCAGTGCGATGTCAGCAGCGGCGACAGCATCAAGGCGTTTTTCGAGCGGGTCGATCAGCATTTTCAGCGTATCGATCTGTTGGTCAACAACGCCGGCATCACCCGCGACGGTCTGCTGGCGACGATGTCGGCGCGCGACCTGGTCGACGTGATCCAGACCAACCTGATTGGCACGATGCTTTGCTGTCAGCAGGTGGTGCCGGGCATGTTGCGCCAGCGCAAAGGTTGCATCGTTAACATCAGTTCGGTGGCGGCGCAGAAGCCTGGCAAAGGGCAGAGCAACTATGCCGCCGCCAAGGGCGGGGTCGAATCGTTGACCCGTGCCTTGGCGGTGGAGCTGGCGCCACGCAATATTCGCGTCAACGCGGTAGCGCCGGGCATCGTCAAGACCGAGATGAGTACGGCGCTGATCGGCAGTCAGGAGGAAGAAATCCAGTCGCGTCTGCTGATCAAGCGCTACGCGGAACCGGAAGAAATTGCCGAAGCGGTGCTGTACCTCGCCGATCGCGGTTTGTACCTGACCGGGGAGGTCCTGTCGGTCAACGGCGGGTTGAAAATGCCATGA
- a CDS encoding SDR family NAD(P)-dependent oxidoreductase: protein MSRTILITGAAKGIGRAVAENFAADADNRLILLDLDLAELQRWVDEQQKQIKARVETHAANIADLPAMEALFKKLGSQVEYVDVLVNSAGICNENEPEDLHNWHKVISVNLNGTFYVTSLCLALMPDRGRIINMSSILGRAGKVRNTAYCASKHGIVGMTKALALDLASRQITVNAILPAWIDTPMLQGELATQAAIAGLTQEQIVRNAKKKLPMRRFIQSEEVAAMVRYLASPEAGGVTAQSLVIDGGVGLGM from the coding sequence ATGAGCCGGACCATTCTGATCACCGGTGCGGCCAAAGGCATCGGCCGCGCGGTTGCCGAGAACTTTGCCGCCGACGCCGACAATCGCCTGATCCTGCTGGATCTCGATCTGGCCGAACTGCAACGCTGGGTCGACGAGCAACAGAAGCAGATCAAGGCGCGGGTCGAAACCCATGCAGCAAACATTGCCGACCTGCCGGCCATGGAGGCGTTGTTCAAGAAACTCGGTTCGCAAGTCGAATACGTTGATGTGCTGGTCAACAGTGCCGGCATCTGCAACGAGAACGAGCCGGAGGATCTGCACAACTGGCACAAGGTGATTTCGGTCAACCTCAACGGCACGTTCTACGTGACCTCGTTGTGCCTGGCGCTGATGCCCGACCGTGGGCGAATCATCAACATGTCGTCGATCCTCGGCCGTGCCGGCAAGGTGCGCAACACCGCGTACTGCGCCTCCAAACACGGCATCGTCGGCATGACCAAGGCGCTGGCGCTGGATCTCGCTTCGCGGCAGATCACCGTCAATGCGATTCTGCCGGCGTGGATCGATACGCCGATGTTGCAGGGTGAACTGGCGACGCAAGCGGCGATTGCCGGTTTGACCCAGGAACAGATCGTTCGCAACGCGAAGAAGAAACTGCCGATGCGCCGTTTCATCCAGAGCGAAGAAGTGGCGGCGATGGTGCGTTACCTGGCCAGCCCCGAGGCTGGCGGGGTGACCGCGCAGAGTCTGGTGATCGATGGCGGTGTCGGGTTGGGAATGTAG